The genomic stretch CATCCGTCAGCGGGCCGTAGGCGGTCAGGTCCTCCGGCTCGGCGGTGAAGCTGCGGACGCGCACCAGGCCCCGCACACCGTGCGGCCTCCCGATTTCGCCCAGCAGGATCATCGCCGTTGCCATGTTGGACTCAGCGCGCGGCGTTCGCTGCGGCGCGTTCCTGCGCCTTCTTCTTCGGCGCCGACTGGATCGGCTGCGTCGGGATGGCGGGCATCTCCATCAGGCCGGCGCGGCCCAGGAACTTCGCCACGCGGTCGGTCGCCAGGGCGCCCTGGGCGAGCCATTCCTTGATGCGCTCCTCCTGCAGGCGCAGGCGGTCGGCATGCTCGGCCGGCAGCATGGGGTTGTAGCTGCCCAGCTTCTCGATGAAGCGACCATCGCGCGGCGAGCGGCTATCGGCCACCACGATGTGATAATAGGGGCGCTTCTTGGCGCCGGCGCGGGCAAGGCGAATCTTCAGGCCCATGGGGTCTTCTCCTTCGGTAAAGTCTGACTGCTAAAAAGGTCGGCGGCCCTGAGGCATGAGCGCGGCGAGCCCGCCGCGCATCATCCCTTTCTGGCCCATCTTGTTCATGCGCTTCATCATGTCGCGCATGTCCTCGAATTGTTTGAGCAGGCGGTTCACCTCCTGCACGGAGGCGCCCGAACCGGCCGCGATGCGCCGCTTGCGCGACGCCTTGATGATCTCGGGCTTGCGGCGCTCACCCACCGTCATGCTGCCGATGATGGCGGCCTGCCTGCGCAGCATGCCGGTGTCCAGATTGGCGTCCTGAAGCTGCGCCTTCACCTTGGCGATGCCCGGCAGCATGCCCATCAGGCCGCTCATCCCGCCCATCTTGCCGATCTGCTTCAACTGGCTGGCATAGTCTTCGAGGCTGAACTGCCCCTTCTGCATCCTGGCCGCGAGCTTCTCCGCCTCGGCCTGGTCAATATTCTCCACCGCCCGCTCGACGAGGGAGACGATGTCGCCCATGCCCAGGATGCGGTTGGCGATGCGGTCGGGGTGGAAATCCTCGAGCGCGTCGAGCTTTTCGCCCGCACCCAGCAGCTTGATGGGCGCACCGGTGACGGCCCGCATGGAGAGGGCCGCGCCACCGCGCGCATCGCCATCCACGCGCGTCATCACGATGCCGGAGATCCCCAGCCGTTCATTGAAGATGCGCGCGGTATTGACGGCATCCTGGCCGGTCATCGCATCTACGACGAGCAGCGTCTCATGCGGCGTGACGGCGGCCTTCACGGCGGCCACCTCATCCATCAGCGCATCGTCGATCGAGAGGCGGCCGGCGGTATCGAGGATCACGACATCATAAAGTTCGCGCCGGCCCAGATCCATGGCGCGCTCGGCGATCTGCAAGGGCGTCTGACCGGCGATGATCGGCAGGCTGGTGACTTCCGCCCGCTCGGCCAGCTGCGCCAGCTGGAGCTGGGCGGCGGGGCGGTGCACGTCGAGGCTGGCCAGCAGCACTTTCTTGCGCTCCCGCCCCTTCAGGCGCAGCGCGATCTTGCCCGAGGTCGTCGTCTTGCCCGAGCCTTGCAGGCCGACCATCAGGATGGCGACGGGGGCGGCGGCTTCCAGGCTGATGCCGCGCGGCCCGGGATCATTGCCGCCCAGCGCTTCAACCAGCGCGTCATTGACGATCTTCACGACCTGCTGGCCGGGCTGGATCGAGCGGATCACCTCCTGGCCCACAGCCCGTTCGCGCACGCGGGCCGTGATATCCTTCACGACCGAGAGGGCGACATCAGCTTCCAGCAGGGCCACGCGGACTTCGCGCAGTGCGTCATTGACGTCGGCTTCGGACAGGGCGCCACGGCCGCGCAGGCGGTCGAACACTCCCTGCAACCTGTTGCCCAACGTCTCGAACACCAATCCATCCCAATTCAAAATCCGCGCTTGCGCGCGGGGCCAACGAAAAACGCGCCGCTGCGCGAAACTCGCGGAGCGGCGGAGATCCCACAGATCGCGGGACCCATGTCAGGATTTCCTGACCGGCGTCGTCTAAGACGCATGTCAGGGGAAGTCAATGAAGAAGGGGGGGTGAGAGGGCGCTGCCCTCTCAAACTTTCAGACGAGGAAACTGACCAGCAGGAAAGCTGCTGCCCTGCCCGAGGTGCTTGAGGGGTTCAGCCCCTCAACCTCCCTATTTGGGCGCCAGCACCATGATCATCTGCCGGTTTTCCAGCCGCGGCATCTGCTCGACCTTCACCAGCTCGACCAGCTCGGTGCGGATGCGTTCCAGCAGCTTCACGCCAAGCTCCTGGTGGGCCATTTCGCGGCCACGGAAGCGCAAGGTGACCTTCACCTTGTCACCCTCGCCGAGGAAGCCCTTCGCCTGGCGCATCTTCACGTCATAATCATGGTCATCAATGTTCGGGCGAACCTTGATCTCCTTGATTTCAACGACCTTCTGCTTCTTGCGGGCCTCGTTGGCCTTTTTCTGCTGCTCGTATTTGAACTTGCCGTAATCGGTGATCTTGCAGACCGGCGGCACCGCGTTCGGGCTGATTTCCAGAAGATCGAGACCCGCCTGGAACGCCTTGTAAAGGGCGTCGCGGATGCTCAATACGCCAAGCATTTCGCCATTCTCGTCAATCAGACGAACCTGTG from Sediminicoccus sp. KRV36 encodes the following:
- the rpsP gene encoding 30S ribosomal protein S16 — encoded protein: MGLKIRLARAGAKKRPYYHIVVADSRSPRDGRFIEKLGSYNPMLPAEHADRLRLQEERIKEWLAQGALATDRVAKFLGRAGLMEMPAIPTQPIQSAPKKKAQERAAANAAR
- the ffh gene encoding signal recognition particle protein; translated protein: MFETLGNRLQGVFDRLRGRGALSEADVNDALREVRVALLEADVALSVVKDITARVRERAVGQEVIRSIQPGQQVVKIVNDALVEALGGNDPGPRGISLEAAAPVAILMVGLQGSGKTTTSGKIALRLKGRERKKVLLASLDVHRPAAQLQLAQLAERAEVTSLPIIAGQTPLQIAERAMDLGRRELYDVVILDTAGRLSIDDALMDEVAAVKAAVTPHETLLVVDAMTGQDAVNTARIFNERLGISGIVMTRVDGDARGGAALSMRAVTGAPIKLLGAGEKLDALEDFHPDRIANRILGMGDIVSLVERAVENIDQAEAEKLAARMQKGQFSLEDYASQLKQIGKMGGMSGLMGMLPGIAKVKAQLQDANLDTGMLRRQAAIIGSMTVGERRKPEIIKASRKRRIAAGSGASVQEVNRLLKQFEDMRDMMKRMNKMGQKGMMRGGLAALMPQGRRPF
- the infC gene encoding translation initiation factor IF-3, which translates into the protein MPPSPPSREGPRVNEEIRVPQVRLIDENGEMLGVLSIRDALYKAFQAGLDLLEISPNAVPPVCKITDYGKFKYEQQKKANEARKKQKVVEIKEIKVRPNIDDHDYDVKMRQAKGFLGEGDKVKVTLRFRGREMAHQELGVKLLERIRTELVELVKVEQMPRLENRQMIMVLAPK